One Thermoplasmata archaeon genomic region harbors:
- the purC gene encoding phosphoribosylaminoimidazolesuccinocarboxamide synthase: MNLVRRGKVKDVYEESAELLRFKFTDRISVFDKLVPTEIPHKGETLCRTSAHWFEIVERMGILTHFVDTPSPTEMRVKRVEVIHDPSRVGICGRSYLIPLEFICRHYVAGSLLDRLRTGQLSSEELGFPKGHTPAAGEKLPEPFFEVTTKLEATDRSVGPEEALKISGLTMDELNGIRETVLKIDEKMASELRPRGLIHVDGKKEFAFDANRDLMLVDTFGTADEDRFWDAKAYDEGRLVELSKEYVRQYYRRIGYHERLERARAVGESEPEIPPLPDDVREEVSRVYIDIFERLTGQRFR; this comes from the coding sequence ATGAATCTCGTGCGGAGGGGGAAGGTGAAGGACGTCTACGAGGAGTCGGCCGAGCTCCTCCGCTTCAAATTCACGGACCGCATCTCCGTTTTCGACAAGCTCGTCCCGACGGAGATACCGCATAAGGGAGAGACACTCTGCAGGACGAGCGCACACTGGTTCGAGATTGTGGAGAGGATGGGCATCCTGACGCACTTTGTGGACACGCCGTCCCCCACTGAGATGAGGGTCAAGAGGGTCGAGGTGATTCATGACCCCTCGAGGGTGGGCATCTGTGGCAGGAGTTACCTGATACCGCTCGAGTTCATCTGCAGGCACTATGTCGCCGGCTCCCTTCTGGACAGACTCAGGACTGGGCAGCTCTCCTCCGAGGAGCTCGGGTTTCCCAAGGGCCACACACCCGCGGCCGGCGAGAAGCTCCCCGAGCCGTTCTTTGAGGTCACGACCAAGCTCGAGGCCACCGATAGAAGCGTGGGTCCTGAGGAAGCGCTCAAAATCTCGGGCCTGACAATGGACGAGCTTAACGGAATCCGGGAAACTGTGCTGAAGATAGACGAGAAGATGGCGAGTGAGCTTAGGCCCCGGGGCCTGATTCACGTCGACGGGAAAAAGGAGTTCGCATTTGACGCGAACAGGGATCTAATGCTGGTGGACACCTTCGGCACCGCCGATGAGGACCGCTTCTGGGATGCGAAGGCCTACGACGAAGGTAGGCTCGTCGAGCTGAGCAAGGAGTATGTGCGTCAGTACTACCGGAGAATTGGGTATCACGAGAGATTGGAGAGGGCGAGGGCCGTGGGGGAGAGCGAGCCCGAGATTCCCCCCCTCCCAGACGATGTGCGCGAGGAGGTCAGCCGCGTCTATATCGATATTTTCGAGAGGCTGACGGGGCAGAGATTCAGGTGA
- the thiC gene encoding phosphomethylpyrimidine synthase ThiC, which translates to MPLMKDAGRGTPELVRRAARREGVDPERLRRLVASGRAVIPFNPAHDPAPCGIGEGLRVKVNVNIGTSRDCCSLREELKKARLAVHLGTDALMDLSTGGDTRAIRRAILKVVKVPVGTVPIYETALETLRKRGSSIVDMTEDDIFRTVEEQARQGVDFMTVHCGITRESVSRLRRSGRIADIVSRGGAFLSAWIIHNDKENPLYSDFDRLLELAAEHDVTLSLGDGLRPGCVADATDRPQLQELIILGELVERCRRAGVQAMVEGPGHVPMNQIEANVRVQKTVCRGAPFYVLGPLVTDIAPGYDHITSAIGGALAAWYGADFICYVTPAEHLSLPTVEDVRQGTVAARIAAHAADLARGIGWEMDLAMARARKALDWEQQFRLAIDPERAMELRRRRMPRKSRHTCSMCGDLCAMKIDDEFI; encoded by the coding sequence AATCCCGCCCACGACCCAGCTCCATGCGGAATAGGCGAGGGCCTCAGGGTCAAGGTCAATGTCAACATCGGAACCAGCCGGGACTGCTGCAGCCTCAGGGAGGAGCTGAAGAAAGCCCGACTGGCAGTCCACCTCGGGACCGACGCCCTGATGGACCTCAGCACCGGCGGCGACACGAGGGCCATAAGAAGGGCGATTCTCAAGGTGGTCAAGGTCCCGGTGGGGACCGTGCCGATTTACGAGACGGCTCTGGAGACATTGAGGAAGAGGGGCTCCTCCATTGTGGACATGACCGAGGACGACATTTTCAGGACCGTCGAGGAGCAGGCTAGGCAGGGGGTTGACTTCATGACGGTCCACTGCGGCATCACCCGGGAGAGCGTCTCGCGCCTCAGGCGCTCGGGCCGCATCGCGGACATCGTGAGCAGGGGCGGCGCTTTCCTCTCCGCATGGATAATTCACAACGATAAAGAGAACCCGCTCTACTCGGATTTTGACCGCCTGCTGGAACTGGCGGCGGAGCACGACGTGACCCTCAGCCTCGGGGACGGTCTGAGGCCGGGGTGCGTCGCCGACGCCACGGACAGGCCCCAGCTCCAGGAGCTCATAATCCTCGGGGAGCTGGTCGAGCGCTGCAGGAGGGCGGGGGTGCAGGCGATGGTCGAAGGCCCAGGCCACGTGCCCATGAATCAGATAGAGGCTAACGTGCGCGTTCAGAAGACGGTCTGCAGGGGCGCCCCATTCTATGTCCTCGGCCCGCTCGTGACCGACATTGCGCCGGGCTACGACCACATCACGAGCGCCATAGGCGGCGCGCTGGCCGCTTGGTACGGCGCGGACTTCATCTGCTATGTGACGCCGGCGGAGCACCTCTCCCTTCCCACTGTGGAGGACGTGAGGCAGGGGACCGTCGCCGCTAGAATAGCGGCGCACGCTGCTGACCTCGCGCGCGGAATTGGTTGGGAGATGGACCTGGCGATGGCGAGAGCGCGTAAGGCACTCGACTGGGAGCAACAATTCAGGCTCGCGATAGACCCGGAGCGGGCGATGGAGCTGCGGCGCAGGCGAATGCCAAGGAAGAGCAGGCACACATGCTCGATGTGCGGGGACCTATGCGCGATGAAGATAGATGACGAGTTTATATAG
- the gcvPA gene encoding aminomethyl-transferring glycine dehydrogenase subunit GcvPA, translating to MEERERVPGGSERDTERTCHHTYEKLLPGLRDLDALLKGAGVSSVEELFADIPPELRIQGCALPDGMAECELVEHMRRLLCANKTSRDILSFLGAGYYRTYIPAAVKAVTSRSELYTAYTPYQAEASQGMLQALFEFQSMVCELTGMEVTNTSMYDGPTALGEAALMAARITKKKEIIIPRSLHWEKAEVLRTYARGPGLRVRELPFDLRTGKTDWSSLKGMLGADTAAVVVSNPNVFGVWEEEAPELRGIIGDALLIADVNPLSLGIARAPGDYGADIVVGEGQPLGNPLSFGGPSFGILATRKRFVRDMPGRLIGMTRDAEGRRAFCMTLQTREQHIRRAKATSNICSNEALCAIAAAAYLSVLGRRGLRQLGISLATKARELARALGRNEGIESPLFEGSHFNEFVIRSSVSMKSVCAHAARHGILAGVRLRPRYPELGFSLLVTVSEAHTREDFERLASVLRGVRE from the coding sequence GTGGAAGAGCGGGAGAGGGTTCCTGGAGGGAGCGAGAGGGACACGGAACGGACCTGCCACCATACATACGAGAAGCTCCTGCCCGGTCTCAGGGACCTTGATGCATTGCTGAAGGGGGCCGGCGTGAGCAGCGTGGAGGAACTCTTTGCCGACATCCCCCCCGAGCTCCGAATTCAGGGCTGTGCGCTCCCGGATGGGATGGCCGAGTGCGAGCTTGTGGAGCACATGCGCAGACTTCTTTGTGCAAACAAGACTTCTCGCGATATCCTATCATTCCTCGGCGCGGGCTACTACAGGACCTACATCCCCGCTGCGGTCAAGGCCGTGACCTCACGCTCTGAGCTCTATACCGCCTACACCCCTTATCAGGCGGAGGCGAGTCAGGGGATGCTGCAGGCCCTATTCGAGTTCCAGAGCATGGTATGTGAGCTCACGGGCATGGAGGTGACCAACACCTCGATGTACGACGGCCCAACAGCCCTTGGCGAGGCCGCCCTCATGGCCGCCCGCATAACGAAAAAAAAGGAGATAATCATACCTAGGAGCCTTCACTGGGAGAAGGCGGAGGTCCTCAGGACCTACGCGCGGGGTCCGGGCCTCAGGGTCAGGGAGCTGCCCTTCGACCTCAGGACCGGGAAGACCGACTGGAGCTCTCTGAAGGGGATGCTCGGTGCCGACACAGCGGCAGTCGTTGTCTCAAACCCGAACGTGTTCGGCGTCTGGGAGGAGGAGGCGCCCGAGCTGAGGGGCATCATCGGCGACGCACTGCTCATCGCGGACGTCAACCCCCTGTCACTTGGGATTGCTAGGGCGCCCGGCGACTACGGCGCGGACATCGTCGTGGGCGAGGGCCAGCCCCTAGGCAACCCTCTCAGCTTCGGAGGCCCGAGCTTTGGAATTCTGGCGACAAGAAAGAGGTTCGTGCGCGACATGCCGGGGCGCCTAATAGGGATGACCCGGGACGCCGAGGGGAGGAGGGCATTCTGCATGACCCTCCAGACCCGAGAGCAGCACATCCGCAGGGCGAAGGCAACCTCGAACATATGCTCAAATGAGGCCCTTTGCGCAATCGCTGCAGCCGCCTACCTCTCCGTGCTCGGCAGGAGGGGGCTCAGGCAACTCGGAATCAGCCTAGCCACGAAGGCCCGCGAGCTAGCGCGGGCACTCGGGAGAAACGAAGGGATTGAATCGCCTCTGTTTGAGGGGAGCCACTTCAACGAGTTCGTCATCCGCTCCTCCGTCTCGATGAAAAGCGTCTGCGCCCACGCCGCGAGGCATGGAATTCTCGCGGGCGTTAGGCTCAGGCCTCGCTACCCCGAGCTCGGCTTCTCTCTTCTAGTCACCGTCAGCGAAGCCCACACGAGGGAAGACTTCGAGAGACTCGCCTCCGTACTCCGGGGGGTGAGAGAGTGA
- the gcvPB gene encoding aminomethyl-transferring glycine dehydrogenase subunit GcvPB has product MSGGYRQARYEEPLLRELDPGSELEPLPPGVVPPSLERRELALPQLTEVEVVRHFLRLSQMNYGVDTGPYPLGSCTMKYNPKICEEIAGWPEVADLHPYQDEATVQGALRLMYELGRYLCELSGMDAITLQPAAGAAGEYTGMMIARAYHEENGELERRKQVVLPDTAHGTNPASAAMAGFEVVEIPSKDGCVDLDALRAAVSDRTAAFMLTNPNTLGIFEDRVLEIAKIVHDAGALLYYDGANLNAIMGRARPGDMNYDIVHFNLHKTFATPHGGGGPGAGPVGVKKPLEPFLPVPTVEFDGEKYYFDYDRPKSIGKVKGLYGNFGVLVRAYIYIRLMGASGLRKASEMAVLNSNYLRARLERHFHLPHRRLRKHEFVLSGEGLKKKGLRTLDLAKRLLDYGFHAPTIYFPQIVSEALMIEPTESESKQSLDALADAMIRILDENPELVKTAPHSCAVRRVDDVQAARQPILTWRDL; this is encoded by the coding sequence GTGAGCGGGGGATATAGGCAGGCCAGATACGAAGAGCCGCTGCTCAGGGAGCTCGACCCCGGCAGCGAGCTGGAGCCCCTCCCGCCCGGAGTGGTGCCGCCTTCGCTAGAGAGGAGGGAGCTGGCGCTCCCGCAGCTGACGGAGGTCGAGGTCGTAAGGCATTTCCTCCGCCTCTCACAGATGAACTACGGCGTCGACACAGGCCCATACCCCCTCGGCTCCTGCACGATGAAGTACAACCCAAAAATCTGCGAGGAGATAGCGGGCTGGCCGGAGGTCGCGGACCTCCACCCCTATCAGGACGAGGCAACCGTTCAGGGGGCCCTTAGGCTCATGTACGAGCTCGGCCGGTACCTCTGCGAGCTCTCGGGCATGGATGCCATTACCCTCCAACCTGCCGCAGGGGCAGCCGGGGAGTATACCGGAATGATGATAGCGAGGGCCTATCACGAAGAGAACGGCGAGCTTGAGAGGAGGAAACAGGTGGTACTTCCCGACACTGCGCACGGCACCAACCCCGCGAGCGCGGCGATGGCTGGGTTCGAGGTGGTCGAGATTCCATCAAAGGACGGTTGTGTGGATTTGGATGCCTTGAGGGCCGCGGTCTCCGACAGGACTGCCGCCTTCATGCTGACCAACCCCAACACACTTGGCATATTCGAGGACAGGGTGCTGGAGATTGCAAAAATCGTCCACGACGCCGGGGCGCTCTTGTACTACGACGGGGCCAACCTGAACGCCATCATGGGCCGCGCGAGGCCCGGCGACATGAACTACGACATCGTGCACTTCAACCTGCACAAGACATTCGCAACCCCCCACGGCGGCGGGGGCCCCGGCGCGGGACCAGTCGGCGTTAAGAAACCCCTCGAGCCCTTCCTGCCCGTGCCGACTGTTGAGTTCGATGGGGAAAAATACTATTTCGATTACGACAGGCCAAAGTCCATAGGAAAGGTCAAGGGCCTCTACGGCAACTTCGGCGTGCTCGTCAGAGCCTACATATACATCCGGCTGATGGGCGCCTCAGGTCTCAGAAAGGCCTCAGAAATGGCAGTGCTGAACTCCAATTACCTTAGAGCGAGGCTCGAGAGGCACTTTCACCTCCCCCACCGACGGCTGCGCAAGCACGAGTTCGTGCTCAGCGGAGAGGGGCTGAAGAAAAAGGGGCTGAGGACCCTGGACCTCGCCAAGCGCCTTCTGGACTACGGCTTCCATGCGCCGACGATATACTTCCCCCAGATAGTGAGCGAGGCCCTGATGATAGAGCCCACGGAGAGCGAGAGCAAACAGTCGCTCGACGCCCTCGCCGACGCCATGATAAGAATTCTGGATGAGAACCCGGAGCTCGTTAAAACGGCACCGCATAGCTGCGCGGTGCGGAGAGTGGATGATGTACAGGCGGCGAGGCAGCCCATTCTAACTTGGAGGGACCTGTAA
- a CDS encoding DUF3198 domain-containing protein: MVSQEWQKRWSRLRIVIRDMTLGLSGTGFVLGLFMVVVGALSFWFQETLPEDWRLFLRGSSRVDVCVGGVGLLLLIIAGYYFVDNIYKRIKFHRLINTTSRQKLVMNREKLEELAWELSSRHERMVQRKLREMKIR; the protein is encoded by the coding sequence ATGGTAAGCCAGGAATGGCAGAAGCGCTGGAGCAGGCTTAGGATAGTTATTCGGGACATGACCCTAGGCCTGAGCGGTACAGGATTCGTCCTCGGTCTCTTCATGGTGGTCGTTGGCGCCCTCTCCTTTTGGTTTCAGGAGACTCTCCCGGAGGACTGGAGACTGTTCCTGCGCGGCAGCAGCAGGGTGGATGTTTGCGTAGGCGGCGTAGGGCTGTTGCTACTGATCATCGCCGGCTACTACTTTGTGGATAATATTTATAAGAGAATAAAGTTTCACAGACTTATAAACACGACAAGCCGGCAGAAGTTGGTGATGAACAGGGAAAAGCTCGAGGAACTCGCGTGGGAGCTATCCTCGAGACATGAGAGAATGGTGCAGAGGAAGCTCAGGGAGATGAAGATACGGTAA